Part of the Cottoperca gobio chromosome 1, fCotGob3.1, whole genome shotgun sequence genome, CGGCTGCTGGAAGTCGCTCTTAGTTCTTCCACTTTTAACTATTATTGTATGTGTTATATTTTTACTTccttttgaaattaatttggttctttgttgtaattattgtttaactTTTTCTGAAATAGACAAATAAACTTTACTAGCTATTGCAACAATGTTATTATTCTTTATGTTCTGCATGCAcgtttcacacacactctccatgAACACCATACTGAGCAGCTTGCAGGTTAACAGTAACTGCATGGGCCCTGGTGACACCTTATATGTGCCCTCTTAACCACCAGCGGATGGTAATATTAATTACTAAAGCATGCATCTGGTCCAACcatttaaaggaacatttcgCCCTAAACACTAACTTTAAAAAATCACTGCAACTAGTTATGCATTTTTGTACCCCTTTTTATTTCCAggtgtatttttcttatttctcttGATAACTGATTGATTTTTTGTTATTACTAATGCTGGCCTAAGTAGATCTAATTTTAATttgatcatattttataagatgATCATATGCTTTGAATgctaatctgcaaagtaacaagtaacaaTAGATGATGAAGTATGATgataatgtagtggagtaaaaaatgcaatgtttttctctcaaggtcctgtcacacatatccgtaggACAGAAACGTgtgccggcgcatatgaaaatttgtccGAGTCCAAAtgcgtccaacttttcattggatcggaaaagtgaacatatacagatacgcatgtctaacctattgatagcgcatcacttcctaatacaaaatgtatcagacgagtgcataagatatacaaaaatatggcgtataaaaaatatcggcaacacgctggtttacgttgatataaggtaaggtataagtagtattcgttaagagctcactgtgttacgctggtttacgttgatataaggtaaggtataagtagtattcgttaagagctcactgtgttacgctggggtgcatTGTTGAActctgatgttttgagcatgttccgacgtgtgcttcataagatatgcagacgttacctGACgctagacatacgtgaatacagaatacgtatgtgaatacttacctacgtaaatacagtacgtgaatacttacctacgtaaatatagtacgtgaatacctacgtgactacgttagaggaacgctagatataggctacgtcggctgacggtgaatgctacagccaatttattgataacgagtggataccctattcctaccctatgttaagattatgcctgacgacagagtaacttattaaacgtgtttctacagtacagctagcgttcagcatgttagccgttctccagcatcagcatgatgtgaaccagatggcacttttccagcttcgttggccagacactctgatacgttttaaataggtaagttaTAAGCTATAAATGTTTGACatgtgtataataatttgttatgtattcgttatgtatacgtcagctacaacaccgctgtggaaaagttggacgtatttgagcgtatcatatacgccggcatgtttctgccacacggaactgtgtgacagggccgtatgtctggcgtgttcggcgtaacgtctgcgtccttcaaacgatcacaacttaccattaatttatatcaacctattgccaatatttcgtatgcattcatacgtttctgtcatacgaatatgtgtgacagggcctttagatgtGGTGGATGTTTAAAGTAGCATATCATGTAAACACCAAAGTAAAGTACAAGGACATTAAAATGATCGAGTagatcagtgtttctcaaaccttttcagaccaaggaccacttaaccaataaaaaaaacactcacggaccacctgactccccaaatatccaaaaacaataggcctgcttgccactccaacaatatattacaaatgacagcgtaataatgacagctttatgtgaccttctctatatcgctcgttcacacattaaatcaacaatacaaatacgactacggattctacaagcatgtcgttcatatgcgatttaaacagTGAATGCTGATAGATGTTACACATATGAAACgtagaatacatttattactgagtgtatgtccgtacagagccgcaacttacccacagcaagaccgtttgctactgagagatacgcaaaatgcaCTGTGACTGTGTGCAACTGTGAcggcgccttcgtcatgtgtttcttaaattcatcacgttttctctcaaagaTTCCTGAAGGTTTtccaaagtaatccttgtgtttactctcaacatgtcgcttgagcttggcgggtttcatagcctcgttcgccaacgactcgtagcacaaaacacagtgtggattgggatactcttcatctccagtccaaaaaaatccaaatgttatgtagtcgctgtgatattttctcttcactttagcgctggacatTTTacgcgttcaagccgagtttcacagctttcagccgggtggtggttggacggcgaaccgctctcctgggactcagtaacgcacacagaACCACTTGCTACACTCAggtctatactagtcatttttaaacagtttgagaaacactttaagcttataatatattaatttcaaatgtgacattttaccaatatactcacggaccactagcggtcgctcacggactACCAGTGGTCCGCGGatcactctttgagaaagactggagTAGACTAAGACTTTACCAAGATGGAACAACAACTGCAGTGTTGCTGTCACAAGTAAGTATTTCTTCATAACACTAAAAATATATGACTAAATAAGCAACAGTCAAAGTTATAATTAAGAAGGAGAATCTTCAGGAATCCTTTTTCAAGAGTTAAACATATACAAACTCAGCTAATCTGCTTCatcacgtctgtgtgtgtgtgtgtgtgtatggtttgATTATATTTGACTGACAGTGGCCTGGCAACATAAGCAAATAAATCCAAAACTGTCGCTAAACTTTAATGGGCGCATGAATATACACATCACCTTTTTCCTAAAGAGTTCAACACCGTTCAAGACTTCGAACCAGTTCTGTAAGTAGTTCAtagacaacaacacaaaatacagaaacTACCTTAAGTACTTCCAAGAAACTAAATTCCTCACAATATTTCCTGCAAAACAGATCGATGGTATATAACAGTGTTTACCTATATCAGAATTAAAAAGTTACGTCCCGGCAATAATGCATGTCTGATGTCAGGTGTAGGTTTCTGTAGGGAAGTTGTCAAGAATTCAATTTATTGCTCACCACCATCAAAAcaatacttatttttaaattgaatagCTCCGCCACCAAGATACACATTGGAAGAAATGTAACTATCGAAATcctaaagttacattttgaaaaatattccTTATTATTTGTAAGAGAGAGTTTAAAGGACTTTGATCTTTCCATTGAGTTTAGTCTGGTATCTAGCAGCCGTTGCAGCAAGACAGCTTCAGGCACTTACACATTAGCATCACCACTCAGCTATAATGCCTGCAGCAAATCTACACACCACCAGGAATACAAATAAATCGTTCTAAgtaacaactttttttttcccagcaaaattgaattaaaaatatattcttgCATTAAGAAATGAATATCAGTTAATCAACGAGATGTCGGTAATCATGatttcattcaaatgtaaagaaCAAAACGTTTCTTCAAGCAGTGGTGATTCCAACACACctgatgaaaataaatcaaagctaTAAAAGACTTTCTGATGGGATACTTGATTCATGTGCTTCCCCTCCAAATTAATTTGACATCATTGCTTCATATTTCATGTATCCCTTTTTACTTCCATAGAAGAGAAACCACAACACTGATCCAGAGACAATGTGATAAACTCACAGTGTGCCCTGCTGTGTTAACTGCAGCTGTAGTTGCAGTTGTCAGGGCTGCTGTGGTAGAATCTCTAGCCTGTCCCACACATTTCCCCACATTTCCTACTTTGTCCACAGTAGCCAGCTCTACATTCTGTGAACAGCAGGAGGCGCTGTAGGTAGCCACAGTGACATTGACACCCCCTTCTCCAGCCAGTGTGCTGGTATTCAGGGTACCGTTCCCTTGACGGACGGTGACGCTATCAATGCCAGTTCCATTGATGCCATCAGTGAGATTAGCAATGAATTTCCACTGGGAGGAAGCACAGAGCGATGCAGAGGACGGACAACTGGTGGATAAACTGACTACCTGGCACACTGGGCGGGTAATATCTGTCACCTGGGAACACAGATACGGGAAGTTGGAGAGATGAAGAAATAAGGCAAGAATGGACATCACACAAATCATtaagaaaaaaggcaaagaaaccAGAACAAAATATAGATTTAACATCAGTGATCGTTATGACAATCTTTGAAACATTTGTGTACTGTACTCATTCCAACCGAAAAGCACCACTATACAATACATGGCCAAAGAAGGAAAGTCATCATGCCAGATAAAACGCATGCGTGGGAAATGGCTACCAGGCATCTCGcctttgattttatttgtttgcagtcGGCAAACATGTATTTGACCATTATTCATTATCAGTgatttaacagaaaatgttacacatacagtactgccCGCCACCAAACTCTTCTCTGGCTCTTTATTCCACATCCAACTTCAGCACATGTAGTTGTTCCTCTTACCTTGGCAACCACAGAAAACCTGAGGACAGCGTAGTTGATGTCAGCTGCATTTTCTGCCTCAATGGTAAGGGTCACGTCTGTTCCTGATGCAGCACTGGGCGGTGCTGTTAAGGTCACGGTGCCGTTGGCTTTGCCTCCACTGTCCGCCACTATGGTGACGGTGTTGGGTGAAGTTGAAGTATAGCTGCGGTCGTTGTTGGCTCGCACTGTGAACACCCCGGTTGCAGAGTCGTTAACAACTCCGTTAGTGGTTGTGGCTACTGTGAAAGGGACGGAGATGGTGGAGCCTGGTTCTATGTTGGTGTTGTTGGCTTGGGACTGAAAATGTGAGGGAGAAGTAGGAGGGGAGTCAAGAGAGAAATGCAGTCATACatatctttttgtattttatggaAATATATGTTCATGGGTGTTTGCCTGTATTGTGGTAGCCTTGAGTGGAAAGAAGTACAGGAAAGGATGTTAGAACATTTCAAGTAACTTGATTTCCTGCCTATATAGTGAGTATAGAGAAACAATGGCAGACCAAAACAAACTTGAGTCATTAGCTTAATGCAATCCTGTGTTCGGTCAAGTTTGTTGACCAACGATAATCTAAAAATATCCCTTTTATTAGATGTGATTGCCAATAGCTGAAGATGTAATAAGAAgcgagaagaaggagaacataAAAGGCTTTAGATGCATTGCCATTCAATTATGTGAAGACATTCATAGTCCCCTAAGGATGAACCCTAGTAACTCTGGTGATAACCGGACTTTTCCCTCTAGCACCCCCATGCTGTTGACATTTGACCCTAAGCAGGacctttggtgatcccctgtcACCCCCGTAATGATGGCACCTAAATATTGATCAGAAATGCAATTTGTCCAGTACTTTGATTTAATGTAGACTCTTGCTCAACTATGGGGATATTTGTAATGGAAATTACAAAAAGCTAGGCCAGCAGTCATGAAGCCCTGTCAAGATTAGTTACTTTTCTATGCTGAAGCAAAGTTAAGAACTCTTTTACTGAGACAGAAAACTGAAAGTGATTGAGCTTACAATAACAGAGATGCTGGAGGTCTTGATCTGAGTGGAGGCTTGTCTCTGGAAGCTGCCCGGGTTTGACCTCGAGGTGGAGCTGCTGTCCTCTCCTCTTATGCGAAGCACAAAGTCACCTGCTGGGACTTCTTTGAATGTCACTAGGAAGTTACCACTTCCCACTGACTGTTGAGGACAAAGAAGAGAGAGTAAGAGTTTGAGACTGTACTGTTGACTACTAGTTGAAATGTGTTGTCCTATTTGCTTGCAATCTCACTGCTGTATTTGTAATATTGTAAAAGTCACAGCATGCCAACGTTCAACTGTTGCAGCCTTGCCTTGTAATTTAGActaataaaacatacattatcCATTCTCTATTCAAAACGTGAGGGATCAGCAGCCAGAGAACATAGTGACATTTACTACAACCAATGGTTTCCTTCAAAGtagaaaatataagaaaacgtttttttttaaataaaataaaaagcttttatatGGAAAATAACAAAGAATACACTTTAACTATTGTGTATTGCCATCAATTGTAATATGTAACATGCCTGCAGTGATCCGTTGACCTCTGTAGGCCCTGAGCTGTCAAACAGAGTCACCCCTGTGAGCTTTActttgtcacttcctgtcacagaGACCAAGAGGCTGGTATTACCACCTAAAAAGTCGTGACAAGAGAGAAGGGGGAACTAGATGAGTACCACTGTGACAGCTACTTAGGTATGCACAGTATGTACATATCTGAAGAAGATTGAGAGGCTCTGGAAGAGACAGAATAGGTTAGTGTTGATGGGTTGGGCTATtaacatctttaaaatatgatgttgaagacaatattagaaaaacactaaatatgATATATGCACCACAAGAGAATTgtacaaactgtaaacatatagaTGGCATTAATTATGAAAGTGGTTTGACCTGAAAGAGGACGTCCCTCCTTTAGACTGAAGTCACCATGTGCTCCCTCATGAGCTTCCACAAGGTTATAAATGAAGTTCACTGAACTTTGacctgatgcacacacacacacacacacacacacacacacacacacacacacacacacacacaaaacagatcAGTAGTGCACATTTTAACCAAGTTTTGAGTAAATCAATAACAGAAAATGCTAATAGATgcttataaaaaatatttagaaaattcCTCTCATTTAACTGTTACTGGCTACAGATAATTTATATCATACTACTGACCAGTGACCTTAACGGAGTAGGGGTTATTAGAGTTGACACTGATTTCCCATGATCCTGTTTGATTATCAATGTTGAGGCTTAAACGACGCAGGTTTCCGACTGTGGTGAAGGTTCCCAGAGGACCACTGGACTGACTGGAACTCTGAGATAcacctggaggagaaggaaatatgttaaaacaacaacaagaacaactgGATTTTTTTCTAATGgcagtggagggagggagggagtaaAATGCAGATGGAACAATCAAAGAATTTATTAATTTGCTTAACTGGCTTAATTTGAAGGACATTTAACAACACCTGTGGAGCTGGTGAGAGTGAAGGTGAGAGATGAGGCTCCTGTGATGTAGGCAGTGAGGTTCCTTAGTGATCCATCAACAGTAAACGTAAAATTATCAGGTGTTCCGGGATTCCTCACTTGCTGAAAAACTGTCACCTGAAAAAAGCAAGAACAGAAActgcacatttatacacatactgtacagtaccaTCTTCCATCAGGTTTGATTTTATCGTTTGATGTCTCACCACAGCACTGGCTGAGGAATCCTCTATTACACTTGTAGCCAGAGTGAGTTCTGACTTGGTGACCTCAATAGCCTGACCTCCAGAGGCTCTGGCTAGGTCACGGTACAGCTGAGTATCTGTTTGGCTCAGTGTACGTGGAGCCAAACCCTGAGGGTTTCTGCGCCGCCGTCGACTAGCCAAGACGTCGGTCAACATGAAAGTTACCTAAAGTAAGAGAATagaaacatatattatattggaCCTGGACAAAAGATACATTTCCACAATTGTTTACATactaaaaactttaaaaactaaattatggAATGTATTGACATTTAAAGTGAAAGGATAGTAAAAAATCAACCCTTACCACAGACTTGGTGCTCTCTATAATGGCAGTGATGGTGCTTTTCAGATAAGCATCTTTAGCTGGAGCGTCGGTGAAGACAAAAATCTCAGATGAGGGTGGAGCAGCAGTCAGGGCAAGCTGTCAATTGTATACGGGACAggaaataatattgtttattaaaaataaaactttgttgCTTTACAAAATGTTGTTGTCTAAATGAATGATTCAAGATTCAAGTTTCatttgtcatatgtaggttaacacagggtcacCGGTACAATTCCAAGAAATATGGAATTATTGCATAACACATTTATCAACACCTGAAGTCCAGACAAGCACAACTCTGGGatgtctcctcctccacttgcAGTCAGCTTGTTGATGCTGTCTTTGAAGACATCTGCATTGGTTGTCATAGTCACAGGTCCAAACTCTGGGTATAGAAATAGACTCACTTAATCACCAGTTATGGTAGACACACAGTTTACAACGGTAGAAACACTTGCAGTTGAACAGGAAACTTTGTTAATGTCACAGTAGAACAACGAGAGGCAGCGCCGGTACATTTTACCCAAACATAAACAATTTTCTCTTGTAAACTACAAACAAGTCTGTACCTGGGTCATTGAAAGGTACCAATATGTAGGCGGAGGGCTCCTGCTGGGTTCCCCTCAAACTGTCAATGATGGAGAAGGAAACTCTCTTAGCCTCGGCTATGTCATCGCTCATACTGCCTGTGGTGTCAATGACAAAGCAGAGCACAGAGGACTGGGAGAGGCCCACCAATCTGTGGGAACACGAGAGACAAAACATCCAGCTGATTATGGGCCATTTATCTGTTCGTGATCAATGATTACCAATTGACTTTGGGCACATGCTCTGCAAGAAAAAAGGCTTCCAGCCATCCTGGTTAAAGCTGAGTTATATTTGTCTGAAATATGCAAGCTTTTCAGACGTCTAGGATACATATAACTGCTGCTTCAACACTATAGCAGTGACTTTATTTTGGTGTGAAACATTATCTGTGCTTTCATTTGCTGAAATCCAGCATGTAGGTGGGCCATACCGCAGGAAGTTCTTGTCTCCGACAGCTAATCTGATGTCCTCCAATAGCTCCATAGTGGCATTCACAGCCAAATCAGCCGCTTTGTGGTGAAGTGAGCCATGACTGGACCCAACGTCGTCTTTACTGATGCCCCCGACTGGGTCCTGCCTGCTTGTCTGGTCAAATGATCCACCGTGGCTGCATTTGCCTTGAAGCACAGAGAATATGTTTGTTATGATACTTACATCTGTTCACAAAATACTTACAAAAATGTAGAAGGTCCCGTAAAGTCACCTGCAGGTTTTTCAGAGGAGAAGACGTTGAAGTAGCCGGAAGTAAGAAGCCCCTGCTGCAGCAGGTCAGGCAGAAGGTTGTTCTCACAGTTCCCTCCCGTACAGTTTCTGCAGGTTGGAGTATTCAGGCCTGAAGCAAATGtaacaaacagaagaaaaaaaaacctggcAGGGTTTCATCTGATAacatattcaaaatatatatatatatattacacactaCTTTAAACCAGAAATAAATATCTCTATGTATGTTGATAATTGTATTCAACTTAAATCTGTGAACATGGTgtgaataattataatttattttactgaataaATTGTGATCATCGTTGATTTTATCAGCGATAGATTAAGTTTAGATTATAGAAATTCCCCTTGAATGATAAATAATAGACTCTGTTTGAAAGGTTTAGTTGCATAAAGCATGTACTATGGGTCCTAAGCTGGAGGCTTGTGTGCTGAGTGAAAAATTGAGTAACAATGTATTGTTCCCATTGTCATGTGTGcattcttgtgtgtttgtgtatgccaCGCCAGGGTGGGTATTTGTTAACTGACAGATGATAGATAAACTGATCTTTTGTCTACTGTGATTTTCTCACTAAAGTATGTCATCATAGATCTGTATTTTACCTGCCAGGTTCTCAAGAGGTTGGTCTGGTTGGATCAGAGTGCTGAAAGGAGCAGTGTTCCCCAGCTCCACCCAGTTACTGTGGCTGTAGAAGTCCTACagaataatatgaaacatattttactCCACTATTGCTTTGTGTTTATGATCATGCCTCTCACCAAAATGACACAACTAACCCACAGCAATCTGAAACAATGATCAACTCACCTGTAGGGTGTGACAGACTCGTCCAAGAGTCCATCTCCCTGCGACAAAGTTCTCCAGCTTCACACTGGCCTTCACACCAGACACACCTCAGCAACAAaatagagaacagagagagttAGGTGCATATTCATCTGAAAAACACGACTATCTTCACCAACTTTCAATATTCCTGGCACTGAGCAGAGGATATAAATCACTTTTGATGATTCCTAAGTGTTGAATCTCTCAAAGTTCAAACCATTCCAGTATAATACTTCTTCACCAGCTGGCTAAGCTTTTTTcttactgtgtttttattgcagATTTTCTAATTTATCTCTACTGAACGTATCGTTTCCATTCTTAAAATATATGACTTCCAAAGTCAAGGAACTGTTATGAGCCTTGTTTTCTGCTTGTTTGTAaccaaatgtgtaaaataaaaaaaaaactttttagaTAATGTTGCCTTTCAGTGGCTGTAAAACGctcattttaattttcaaaacattttctttaactgAAAAGCTATTTGCATATATGCAGCAATGGGAACACTGCATTTGAAGCTCCGTATACATCTAATCTTTGGAAAACAATAttcctgaaatatatatatattttttttttatgtgtttgttgtttcatGGATGTCTTGAATAGGAAAGCAATGTTTGATGTGTACCTGCTGTGATGACATCACGTCCTCCCTGGAAGGTCTCGTCATCAAAATGGTGCTCCTCACTCAGCGCAAAAACCACATCCACTTTTGCGTTGCTGAAGTACATGTTGGCGATGGACGTTTGGAACACAACagttgagaggagagaggtggaggtaCCTGTCGAGGAACAGGCCCTCTGCACCTGCTCAGTTGACAGGCTGTCATCAATCTGGAGACAAAGACATGACAAATTAACGAGTGCATGTTTCAAAATCTCTGTAAAAACCCAGTTCTCTCATGTCCCTGCCTCATACAGTTTTGCACTGAAGATTATCCTTAATATTATAATAGAGACTCGTATCGCCATCTTCCTGTATGAGGAAACACTATGTGAGAGAGGTTGATTAAAAACTACAACAAATACCTCCAGGAATGTCTGTCATAGCATCTTCAGTTACTGCAAGTGCAAATTATTGAAACAGTGTCACTTGGTtctaattaatatatttatttatattttgcacaGTGGCAACTTTGGTAGGTTGCAGGTAAGATTCCTGTCTGCATGGTGTCCCACAATCCTGCTTAACAGCATATTTTGTGCCTAACCGTCATTGTGAGTAAACTAAAACAACACaagatgaaaaatgttttctgtttatgGACAAAGCGAGGAAGTAGCTGTCATACTTTCACCTCTTCAATAGGGTTGCTGACAATTTAAAGGAGTCATGTCCTACTATTTCAACAAAGTAttgtgaaaagagagaaaaatatttgCGTAAAAGTGTGAAAAGATTTTTATAACACCTTCAGGTACTGCAAGTGCCAATTATTGAAACAGTGTCACTTTGTTATAATTCATCTATTTAAGTATATGCGGACAAACTGCCCTCATGTCACATGATAGAAATAAAAAACGAAAATATAATACATCCTCTAGATATTTGAATGCACCACAGTTCTTCCAGTTTCTCTGTTTCAGTGTGGCTTTACAACTTACAGTCAGGCTAAAGTCCCGTCCCTCAGAGGCAGCAATGTCTCGGCAGACCTC contains:
- the vwa10.2 gene encoding von Willebrand factor A domain-containing protein 7, producing the protein MAARQTVMFLVAVLLSLSGLIHSFQPLFSFDGNSTTHRDITRRAVLRKTAEVCRDIAASEGRDFSLTIDDSLSTEQVQRACSSTGTSTSLLSTVVFQTSIANMYFSNAKVDVVFALSEEHHFDDETFQGGRDVITAGVSGVKASVKLENFVAGRWTLGRVCHTLQDFYSHSNWVELGNTAPFSTLIQPDQPLENLAGLNTPTCRNCTGGNCENNLLPDLLQQGLLTSGYFNVFSSEKPAGKCSHGGSFDQTSRQDPVGGISKDDVGSSHGSLHHKAADLAVNATMELLEDIRLAVGDKNFLRLVGLSQSSVLCFVIDTTGSMSDDIAEAKRVSFSIIDSLRGTQQEPSAYILVPFNDPEFGPVTMTTNADVFKDSINKLTASGGGDIPELCLSGLQLALTAAPPSSEIFVFTDAPAKDAYLKSTITAIIESTKSVVTFMLTDVLASRRRRRNPQGLAPRTLSQTDTQLYRDLARASGGQAIEVTKSELTLATSVIEDSSASAVVTVFQQVRNPGTPDNFTFTVDGSLRNLTAYITGASSLTFTLTSSTGVSQSSSQSSGPLGTFTTVGNLRRLSLNIDNQTGSWEISVNSNNPYSVKVTGQSSVNFIYNLVEAHEGAHGDFSLKEGRPLSGGNTSLLVSVTGSDKVKLTGVTLFDSSGPTEVNGSLQALGSGNFLVTFKEVPAGDFVLRIRGEDSSSTSRSNPGSFQRQASTQIKTSSISVISQANNTNIEPGSTISVPFTVATTTNGVVNDSATGVFTVRANNDRSYTSTSPNTVTIVADSGGKANGTVTLTAPPSAASGTDVTLTIEAENAADINYAVLRFSVVAKVTDITRPVCQVVSLSTSCPSSASLCASSQWKFIANLTDGINGTGIDSVTVRQGNGTLNTSTLAGEGGVNVTVATYSASCCSQNVELATVDKVGNVGKCVGQARDSTTAALTTATTAAVNTAGHTVSLSHCLWISVVVSLLWK